The following coding sequences are from one uncultured Cohaesibacter sp. window:
- a CDS encoding L,D-transpeptidase, translating into MLRRVLISLACTVVICGQALATTSSASPDEATIISAPKSQPITGELRLLGETASEKKTPPQKPIIAKIDISEQRMNVYVNGHITHSWKVSTARRGYYTPRGEYAPYRMHTMWRSRKYNNAPMPYAVFFHKGWAIHGTTSVSRLGSPASHGCVRLHPDNAKILFKLIKSAGGMKSAKVIISN; encoded by the coding sequence ATGCTGCGACGAGTTTTAATAAGCCTGGCCTGTACGGTCGTGATTTGTGGTCAGGCATTGGCAACCACATCATCAGCATCGCCGGATGAAGCAACCATCATTTCGGCCCCCAAGAGCCAGCCGATAACCGGTGAGCTTCGGCTTTTGGGCGAGACGGCTTCCGAAAAGAAAACACCACCACAGAAGCCAATCATTGCAAAAATCGACATCTCCGAACAGCGCATGAACGTCTATGTAAACGGCCACATCACGCACAGCTGGAAAGTTTCCACCGCGCGTAGAGGCTATTACACGCCGCGCGGAGAATATGCCCCCTATCGCATGCACACCATGTGGCGCTCAAGAAAATACAACAATGCGCCAATGCCTTACGCCGTATTCTTTCACAAAGGCTGGGCAATCCACGGGACGACATCCGTGTCGCGACTAGGTAGCCCCGCCTCTCACGGCTGTGTTCGATTGCATCCAGATAATGCCAAGATTCTGTTTAAGCTGATAAAATCGGCTGGCGGCATGAAATCCGCCAAAGTCATCATCTCAAACTGA
- a CDS encoding TraR/DksA family transcriptional regulator yields MAISPKTAMELLEGKRIEISSLSEMSRQARSVVALDQQSVGRLSRMDALQSQAMAQETERRRALNLQKIELAFKRLESGDFGYCIECDAEIPLERLEIDPTATLCVKCAEKKEKSKK; encoded by the coding sequence ATGGCTATTTCTCCCAAGACTGCGATGGAGCTATTGGAAGGGAAGCGCATTGAAATCTCCTCGTTGAGCGAGATGTCTCGCCAAGCGCGTAGCGTCGTCGCTCTGGATCAGCAAAGCGTTGGCCGTTTGTCGCGCATGGACGCTCTCCAAAGCCAGGCGATGGCACAGGAAACAGAGCGCCGCCGCGCCCTGAACCTGCAAAAAATAGAACTGGCTTTTAAAAGGCTCGAGAGTGGCGATTTCGGTTACTGCATAGAATGTGACGCTGAAATTCCCCTGGAGCGATTGGAAATTGATCCAACGGCAACCTTATGCGTCAAATGTGCTGAAAAAAAAGAAAAGTCCAAAAAGTAA
- a CDS encoding MBL fold metallo-hydrolase, with the protein MKKLTTTLTAGALLLSGQALASDLTLQQYKPGEDAIFPVTSTLVSGQKDAILFDAQFSLSDGQALVNMIKESQKELTMIYITAGDPDYYFGLQPLLKAFPDVKVVSSPSIVEHIKGTKDAKLEHWGPILDDNVPTELFVPQPSEQTIFSLEGHDIEVKEIGTYQAYMWIPSLKTVFGGVSLTSGMHVWTADTQTEQARGAWVQSLENMKALNPELVIPAHYLGDAPEKDEAIDFTIEYLKTFEAALSEADKLESKKSEKVISIMKEAYPELPGESDLELGSQVNTGEMEW; encoded by the coding sequence ATGAAAAAGCTAACAACAACTCTTACTGCCGGCGCACTACTTCTATCAGGTCAGGCTTTGGCGTCAGATCTAACGTTGCAACAATACAAACCAGGCGAAGACGCTATCTTCCCGGTTACATCTACATTAGTAAGCGGCCAGAAAGATGCGATTTTATTTGATGCTCAATTTAGCCTTAGCGACGGCCAGGCTCTGGTTAATATGATTAAAGAAAGCCAGAAAGAACTAACCATGATTTACATCACGGCTGGTGACCCTGATTACTACTTCGGCCTGCAACCACTATTAAAAGCATTCCCGGATGTTAAAGTCGTTTCAAGCCCTTCAATTGTTGAACACATTAAGGGCACCAAAGACGCGAAACTAGAACACTGGGGACCAATCCTCGATGACAATGTCCCGACTGAACTGTTCGTTCCTCAGCCATCTGAGCAAACAATATTCTCACTTGAAGGCCACGATATCGAAGTTAAAGAAATCGGCACATACCAAGCTTATATGTGGATTCCATCACTAAAAACTGTGTTTGGTGGAGTGTCACTAACCTCGGGTATGCACGTTTGGACTGCAGATACACAAACAGAACAAGCTCGTGGTGCCTGGGTTCAGTCACTGGAAAACATGAAAGCGCTTAACCCTGAACTGGTTATTCCTGCTCACTACTTAGGTGATGCACCTGAGAAAGATGAAGCGATTGATTTTACAATCGAGTACCTGAAAACATTCGAAGCTGCATTATCTGAAGCGGACAAACTTGAAAGCAAGAAATCAGAAAAAGTCATTTCTATTATGAAAGAAGCTTACCCTGAACTACCTGGTGAAAGTGACTTAGAACTTGGCAGCCAGGTAAACACTGGCGAAATGGAATGGTAA
- a CDS encoding Lrp/AsnC family transcriptional regulator, with the protein MSNTPADIRILKALQKDGRLTNQALADEIGLSTSPCWRKVKQLEDGGVIEGYSARINRRAIGLGVLAFIRVKIDSHSEEESEQFARQVRTLQSVVACYSLAGDADFLLQVVAKDLDDYADFAMDQIRRLPGIKEMQSSMVLREIKPFNGFPLPE; encoded by the coding sequence ATGAGCAACACTCCCGCTGACATTCGCATTCTCAAGGCGCTGCAAAAAGATGGCAGACTTACAAATCAGGCTTTGGCAGATGAAATAGGGTTGTCGACCTCACCATGCTGGCGAAAGGTCAAGCAACTCGAAGACGGCGGAGTGATCGAGGGATACTCCGCACGCATCAACCGGAGAGCCATCGGGCTGGGCGTCTTGGCCTTCATCCGTGTGAAGATTGACAGCCACAGCGAAGAAGAATCGGAACAGTTCGCCCGACAGGTCAGAACCCTTCAAAGCGTCGTCGCCTGCTATAGCCTTGCTGGCGACGCCGATTTTCTCTTGCAAGTCGTAGCCAAAGATCTTGATGACTATGCAGACTTTGCCATGGATCAGATCCGGCGTTTGCCTGGCATCAAGGAGATGCAATCATCCATGGTGCTGCGTGAGATCAAGCCATTCAACGGCTTTCCCTTGCCTGAATAG
- a CDS encoding RsmB/NOP family class I SAM-dependent RNA methyltransferase, giving the protein MKLGGRLQAAIEVLEEVEGRKRPVAEALKDWGRSHRFAGSGDRSAIGNIVYDALRKRASHAWRMGEDTPRALGLAALAFDWNHSADQLAALIAEDTHAPEALSEGEIAAINANSLKDAPFWVKGDIPEWLEGQFMETFEDDALLEAKAFSRRPPVDIRINRLKADVAKVEKELSRFKPQRTKLSADCLRFSPKGGDYRQPNIQGDPAFRKGFYEVQDEGSQVVSSLIFPKKSDQVLDFCAGAGGKTLSMAAQMENKGQIYAFDIDASRLAPIVDRLTRAGVRNVQTRTPNEGALDDLVGRMDRVVVDAPCTGTGTWRRRPETKWKLNEEQLDKRLEEQQMALAEARQFVRPGGYLVYITCSILAAENEEQIYHFIENNPDFELVSAGEVWQDLYGFDAPKPWSSDLMSVTLTPHSTDTDGFFFSVMEYRPD; this is encoded by the coding sequence ATGAAACTGGGTGGTCGTCTGCAAGCTGCAATCGAAGTGCTGGAAGAAGTGGAGGGGCGCAAGCGTCCGGTCGCTGAGGCGCTGAAGGATTGGGGGCGGTCTCATCGGTTTGCTGGTTCGGGGGATCGTTCCGCAATCGGGAACATCGTCTATGACGCGTTACGCAAAAGGGCCTCCCATGCCTGGCGCATGGGAGAAGATACGCCGCGGGCGCTGGGGCTTGCGGCTCTGGCGTTTGACTGGAACCACTCTGCCGACCAGTTGGCTGCCCTAATTGCAGAAGACACTCACGCCCCTGAGGCATTAAGCGAAGGCGAGATTGCTGCTATCAACGCAAATTCCCTCAAGGATGCGCCCTTCTGGGTGAAAGGGGATATTCCTGAATGGCTCGAAGGGCAATTTATGGAAACCTTCGAAGATGATGCGCTTCTCGAAGCTAAGGCCTTTTCTCGCCGCCCGCCGGTTGATATCCGCATCAATCGCCTTAAGGCCGATGTTGCCAAAGTGGAGAAAGAGCTTTCGCGTTTCAAGCCGCAGCGCACCAAGTTGAGTGCTGATTGTTTGCGCTTTTCCCCGAAAGGGGGAGATTATCGCCAGCCCAATATTCAGGGCGATCCGGCGTTCCGCAAAGGCTTCTACGAAGTTCAGGACGAAGGCAGTCAGGTTGTCTCCAGCCTCATATTTCCGAAGAAATCCGATCAGGTTCTTGATTTCTGCGCTGGTGCTGGTGGCAAGACGCTGTCCATGGCTGCGCAGATGGAAAACAAGGGGCAGATCTATGCGTTCGACATTGATGCTTCCCGTCTGGCACCGATCGTCGATCGCCTGACGCGGGCTGGCGTTCGCAACGTGCAAACGCGCACGCCCAATGAAGGTGCTTTGGATGATCTGGTCGGGCGCATGGATCGCGTTGTTGTCGATGCCCCCTGCACAGGAACCGGTACTTGGCGTCGTCGTCCGGAAACCAAGTGGAAGCTTAATGAAGAGCAGCTCGACAAACGGCTTGAAGAGCAGCAGATGGCTCTGGCTGAAGCACGTCAGTTCGTGCGTCCCGGTGGGTATCTTGTCTATATCACCTGTTCCATTCTGGCGGCAGAAAACGAAGAGCAGATTTATCATTTCATTGAAAATAATCCTGACTTCGAACTGGTTTCCGCCGGCGAGGTCTGGCAGGATCTTTATGGCTTTGATGCACCCAAGCCTTGGTCTTCAGATTTGATGAGCGTGACGTTGACACCGCATTCGACCGATACGGACGGGTTCTTCTTTTCCGTGATGGAATATCGCCCTGATTGA
- a CDS encoding GNAT family N-acetyltransferase, whose product MMHIHYRKAVQRDFETIAGMFAANMDLSVFTSVRDTNALEYLATIFIAGDFMRSTFTEIAEHDGKICGVILGSTKLTREKAVEFEYKGIVKQAKAALQTTAAGQQVLIELKQQHKSFGQMPQHDCDSELLFFCVDNNYRRHQIGTSLVNSFEHYLSDMNAKGYSLHTDNKCSYQYYEKNGYQRIDTCTNSYDPQVEHYTYIKTLV is encoded by the coding sequence ATGATGCATATTCACTACCGTAAAGCCGTTCAGCGAGACTTTGAGACGATTGCCGGGATGTTCGCCGCCAATATGGATCTTAGTGTATTCACTTCAGTAAGAGACACCAACGCTCTTGAATATCTAGCAACCATATTTATTGCCGGTGACTTTATGCGCAGCACTTTTACGGAAATAGCAGAACACGACGGAAAAATATGCGGAGTTATCTTAGGCTCAACCAAGTTGACTCGTGAAAAAGCGGTAGAGTTTGAGTACAAAGGGATTGTCAAACAAGCTAAAGCGGCACTACAAACAACGGCTGCCGGTCAACAAGTACTTATAGAACTGAAGCAACAACATAAATCGTTTGGTCAGATGCCGCAGCATGATTGTGACAGTGAGCTATTGTTTTTCTGTGTCGACAACAATTATCGTCGTCACCAGATTGGGACCTCCTTAGTCAATTCATTTGAGCATTATTTATCAGATATGAATGCGAAAGGTTACTCATTGCACACGGACAATAAATGCAGCTATCAATACTACGAAAAAAATGGATATCAACGTATTGATACCTGCACTAACAGTTATGATCCTCAGGTGGAACACTACACCTATATCAAAACCCTCGTTTAG
- the guaA gene encoding glutamine-hydrolyzing GMP synthase produces the protein MTDKILIIDFGSQVTQLIARRVREAGVYSEIVPFQSAEQAFYDVKPDGIILSGGPASTVDIGSPRAPQAIFSAGIPILGICYGEQAMCLQLGGTVESPDHREYGRAFVTVKEKSPLFDGVWDMGTSHQVWMSHGDRVDGLPSGFDVIATSEGAPFAAIADENRKFYGVQFHPEVVHTPDGAHLLSNFVHKICGCEADWSMAQFRAAAIKRIQDQVGDKKVICGLSGGVDSSVTAVLIHEAIGDQLTCIYVDSGLMRMNESEQVVGLFREHYNIPLVHVDASEIFISALEGQTDPEKKRKIIGGLFIDVFEDEANRIGGADFLAQGTLYPDVIESVSFTGGPSVTIKSHHNVGGLPERMNMQLVEPLRELFKDEVRALGRELGLPDSFVGRHPFPGPGLAIRCPGGISREKLEILRQADAIYLDEIRKAGLYDAIWQAFAVLLPVQTVGVMGDGRTYEFVCALRAVTSVDGMTADFYHFDMDFLSKAATRIINEVKGINRVVYDVTSKPPGTIEWE, from the coding sequence ATGACGGACAAGATTCTCATTATTGACTTTGGATCTCAGGTCACTCAGCTCATTGCTCGACGGGTGCGTGAAGCGGGGGTCTATTCCGAGATAGTTCCATTTCAGAGTGCGGAACAGGCTTTCTACGATGTGAAGCCTGACGGGATCATCCTCTCGGGTGGGCCGGCATCGACTGTTGACATCGGGTCTCCTCGTGCGCCTCAGGCAATTTTCAGCGCAGGTATTCCAATTCTCGGAATCTGCTACGGCGAGCAGGCCATGTGTTTGCAGCTTGGCGGAACTGTCGAGAGCCCGGATCATCGCGAATATGGTCGCGCCTTTGTGACCGTCAAGGAAAAGAGCCCGCTGTTCGACGGTGTCTGGGACATGGGCACAAGTCATCAGGTCTGGATGAGCCATGGCGATCGCGTGGATGGCCTGCCTTCAGGGTTTGATGTTATCGCTACATCTGAAGGCGCTCCTTTTGCTGCCATCGCAGATGAAAATCGCAAATTCTATGGCGTGCAGTTCCACCCGGAAGTGGTTCACACGCCAGATGGGGCTCATCTGCTTTCCAACTTCGTTCACAAGATTTGTGGTTGTGAAGCCGATTGGTCCATGGCGCAATTTCGCGCGGCAGCGATCAAGCGCATTCAGGATCAGGTTGGCGACAAGAAAGTTATCTGCGGTTTGTCCGGTGGCGTCGACTCGTCCGTTACGGCGGTGTTGATCCATGAGGCAATCGGTGATCAGCTTACCTGCATTTATGTCGATTCCGGCTTGATGCGCATGAACGAAAGCGAGCAGGTCGTCGGGCTTTTCCGTGAGCATTACAACATTCCGCTAGTGCATGTGGATGCATCCGAGATTTTCATTTCTGCGCTGGAAGGTCAGACTGATCCGGAGAAGAAACGCAAGATTATCGGCGGGCTGTTTATCGACGTATTTGAAGACGAAGCCAACCGCATTGGCGGGGCGGATTTCTTGGCTCAGGGTACGCTTTATCCTGACGTTATTGAATCTGTATCCTTCACCGGCGGTCCTTCGGTTACCATCAAATCTCACCACAATGTGGGTGGTTTGCCAGAGCGCATGAATATGCAACTGGTTGAGCCTTTGCGGGAATTGTTCAAGGACGAGGTTCGGGCGCTGGGCCGTGAACTAGGCTTGCCGGACAGCTTTGTCGGGCGCCATCCGTTCCCCGGACCGGGGCTGGCTATTCGCTGCCCGGGTGGTATCTCGCGCGAGAAGCTGGAGATCCTACGACAGGCTGATGCGATCTATCTTGACGAGATTCGCAAGGCTGGCCTTTATGATGCCATCTGGCAGGCTTTCGCGGTGCTGCTACCGGTGCAGACCGTCGGGGTTATGGGCGACGGACGGACTTACGAATTCGTCTGCGCCTTGCGTGCTGTGACTTCCGTTGATGGCATGACTGCGGATTTCTATCACTTTGACATGGACTTCCTGTCCAAGGCTGCGACCCGTATCATCAACGAGGTAAAGGGTATCAACCGCGTCGTCTATGACGTTACCTCCAAGCCTCCCGGAACTATTGAGTGGGAGTAG
- a CDS encoding MarR family transcriptional regulator, with amino-acid sequence MPKTSDAIQVSMFDSLPDLAPQKTAPQAGDDEASAKKSKLKMKSSPATALANDEAFTLENFLPYRILEVAQGISRRISKVLHEEWDMSMAEWQVLASLARDGAVSVREIEPRTLLDTVAVSRAAKRLTDRKFIKRDVNKQDKRLVVLKTTKRGRDVASEIGHYVMNMEVEFLKGMNVQDRIRLSQLLKSLR; translated from the coding sequence ATGCCCAAGACCAGTGATGCCATTCAGGTTTCCATGTTCGACAGCTTGCCGGATCTGGCTCCTCAAAAGACAGCCCCCCAGGCCGGAGATGATGAGGCCAGCGCCAAAAAGTCCAAGCTGAAAATGAAGTCATCACCGGCGACTGCGCTTGCCAATGACGAGGCTTTCACGCTCGAAAATTTCTTGCCCTATCGTATTCTGGAAGTGGCTCAGGGGATTTCCCGTCGCATCAGCAAGGTGTTGCATGAAGAGTGGGACATGAGCATGGCCGAATGGCAGGTGCTGGCGAGCCTTGCGCGCGATGGTGCCGTTTCGGTCCGTGAGATTGAACCGCGCACTTTGCTCGATACGGTGGCCGTTTCTCGTGCTGCCAAACGTCTGACTGATCGAAAATTTATCAAGCGGGACGTGAATAAGCAGGATAAGCGCCTGGTGGTTTTAAAAACCACGAAAAGAGGTCGGGACGTGGCGTCCGAGATCGGTCATTATGTAATGAATATGGAAGTCGAGTTCCTCAAAGGGATGAATGTGCAGGACCGGATACGACTGTCGCAACTTCTGAAGTCCTTACGCTAA
- a CDS encoding LysR family transcriptional regulator encodes MDRLTALSVFSTIVEQGSLSGAADKLDISRAKVSRYLAELETWMDTRLLHRTTRRLSLTSAGEQTLNVAHQLLGMTESLENIRSQNSTELKGQLRLTTSLSLVASFLIDAVGKFIEKWPQTSIDILTTDDPVNLVESRIDLAIRITNDLEPNVVAKRIGECRSVVCVAPDYIKRRGKPADVQSLAYFNCLSFAYYGKAAWVFDGPNGPESVAISGNVSSNLSEVLLEATTKGHGISLQPVASAKSLIEGGQLVELLTEWEPKPLGVYVVYANRKQVTPLQRGFIDFLAEEMKSSPYW; translated from the coding sequence ATGGATAGGCTTACAGCCCTCAGTGTATTTTCAACGATTGTTGAGCAGGGAAGTTTAAGCGGGGCGGCCGACAAATTAGACATTTCCCGGGCAAAAGTATCTCGTTACCTTGCTGAACTCGAAACCTGGATGGATACGCGGCTTTTACACCGAACAACCCGGCGCCTGAGCCTGACCTCAGCTGGAGAACAAACTTTAAATGTTGCTCATCAGCTTTTAGGAATGACAGAATCTCTTGAAAATATTCGTAGTCAGAATTCTACGGAGTTAAAAGGTCAACTAAGGCTTACAACCAGCTTGTCTCTTGTGGCAAGTTTTCTTATTGATGCAGTTGGTAAGTTTATCGAGAAATGGCCTCAGACTTCTATTGATATTCTTACCACTGACGACCCTGTTAATTTGGTTGAGTCGCGAATTGATCTGGCAATTCGTATTACTAATGATCTAGAGCCAAATGTCGTAGCAAAGCGTATTGGAGAATGCCGTTCGGTTGTTTGTGTGGCACCTGACTATATCAAGAGAAGAGGTAAGCCTGCCGATGTCCAATCACTGGCTTACTTTAACTGTTTATCTTTTGCCTACTATGGAAAAGCAGCGTGGGTTTTTGATGGACCTAACGGGCCTGAATCCGTCGCAATATCAGGCAATGTTAGTTCGAACTTATCTGAAGTATTGTTGGAAGCGACAACAAAAGGACATGGAATCAGTTTACAGCCAGTTGCTTCAGCTAAATCTCTGATAGAAGGTGGTCAGTTGGTTGAGCTGCTAACCGAATGGGAGCCGAAACCTCTGGGAGTATATGTGGTGTATGCCAATCGTAAACAAGTGACACCGCTTCAAAGAGGCTTTATTGATTTTCTGGCTGAGGAAATGAAATCATCGCCTTACTGGTAA
- a CDS encoding MFS transporter, with amino-acid sequence MTIKTHSSQPVSMLLVTLLALLTALDAMAIDLYLPAMPTIAEALQVSSGEVQQTLAVFLAGLAIGQGIYGPLLDRFGRRSPLLIGVGIFVAGSVIAALSPSIEWLLVARLCSSIRCSSRPGRTESDY; translated from the coding sequence ATGACAATTAAAACTCACTCATCTCAACCCGTGAGTATGTTGCTGGTTACACTGTTGGCTTTGCTAACAGCGTTAGATGCAATGGCTATTGATCTGTATTTACCCGCAATGCCAACTATTGCAGAAGCACTACAAGTATCATCAGGTGAAGTCCAACAGACACTGGCTGTCTTTTTAGCCGGTTTGGCCATTGGACAAGGTATCTATGGGCCTTTGCTCGACAGATTCGGCCGTAGAAGCCCATTGTTGATTGGTGTTGGCATTTTTGTGGCTGGTTCTGTTATAGCAGCTCTTTCACCATCGATAGAATGGCTTTTAGTTGCCCGGCTTTGTTCAAGCATTAGGTGCAGCAGCAGGCCTGGTCGCACCGAGAGCGATTATTGA
- a CDS encoding zinc transporter ZntB yields MSNHVLRAFLLDGQGGGTPLPADHISKADRAEGLVWIHLDGNDPETMSCLENEISSLDPFIISALLDEESRPRMTQIGNGALVVLRGVNLNENEAPEDMVSICLWLEATRIVLVSRTRIRAAGDIDERLLAGTGPRDTGHFLSMLCERLFARMEPILVALDEKADEIEEQVLEENNLDLRGAITDVRIQAIMFRRYMAPQRDAIDNLRMADFDWLNNTHRRHLQEVYNHLIRYVEDLDAIRERAQIVKDEITHVQADRLNKHMYILSMIAAIFMPLGFLTGLLGINVAGIPGAGFGYAFWIFVGMLSVIVVLQLVVFKLLKWF; encoded by the coding sequence ATGTCAAATCATGTTTTGCGTGCATTTTTGCTCGACGGACAAGGGGGCGGAACCCCTTTGCCTGCAGATCATATCTCCAAGGCCGACAGAGCAGAAGGACTGGTCTGGATTCATCTCGATGGAAATGATCCGGAGACAATGAGTTGTCTGGAAAATGAAATTTCCTCTCTCGATCCCTTTATTATCAGTGCTCTGCTCGATGAGGAAAGCCGTCCCCGCATGACGCAGATCGGAAATGGTGCACTTGTCGTGTTGCGGGGGGTCAATCTTAATGAGAATGAAGCCCCGGAAGATATGGTTTCAATTTGTCTTTGGCTCGAAGCGACGCGCATTGTTCTGGTGAGCCGCACACGCATCAGGGCCGCAGGGGACATTGATGAACGGTTGCTGGCCGGGACTGGGCCGCGGGATACAGGGCATTTTCTTTCGATGTTGTGTGAGCGTTTGTTTGCTCGTATGGAGCCGATCCTTGTTGCTCTGGATGAAAAGGCCGATGAGATCGAAGAACAGGTGCTTGAAGAGAACAATTTAGATTTGAGAGGTGCGATCACGGATGTCCGCATTCAGGCAATCATGTTCCGCCGCTATATGGCTCCGCAGCGGGACGCAATTGATAATTTGCGTATGGCCGATTTCGATTGGCTGAACAACACCCATCGGCGGCATTTACAGGAGGTCTATAACCACTTGATCCGCTATGTGGAAGATCTGGATGCCATTCGCGAAAGGGCGCAGATCGTGAAAGACGAAATCACCCATGTGCAGGCAGACCGCCTCAATAAGCATATGTATATCCTGTCGATGATCGCTGCGATTTTTATGCCGCTTGGGTTTCTTACCGGGCTTCTTGGCATCAATGTCGCAGGTATTCCGGGGGCTGGTTTCGGTTATGCCTTCTGGATTTTTGTCGGAATGCTGTCTGTTATTGTGGTGTTGCAGCTCGTTGTCTTTAAACTGTTAAAATGGTTTTGA
- a CDS encoding L,D-transpeptidase, whose protein sequence is MLTPHRLFDYYIRTAFKKSASRALALATALFLLTGTASSFASANNTVQIRVDISKQKMFVSVNGWKKHTWPISSAKDGFTTPEGLYRPTRMYEEYRSKEYNNASMPYSIFFYRGFAIHGTSAVKSLGKPASHGCIRLHPDNAKELFDLVEVNGKDNTRVFITE, encoded by the coding sequence ATGCTAACGCCGCACCGTTTGTTCGATTATTATATCAGGACTGCTTTCAAGAAGTCTGCAAGCCGTGCACTTGCCCTGGCGACGGCCTTGTTTCTGTTGACTGGCACAGCTTCCAGTTTTGCATCTGCCAACAATACTGTGCAGATCCGAGTAGATATCTCCAAACAGAAGATGTTTGTATCTGTAAACGGCTGGAAGAAGCACACATGGCCAATCTCTTCTGCAAAAGATGGCTTCACCACTCCGGAAGGTCTTTATCGCCCCACCCGCATGTATGAAGAATACAGATCAAAAGAGTATAATAACGCTTCCATGCCTTACTCCATATTCTTTTACCGCGGCTTCGCCATTCATGGCACGTCGGCTGTAAAGTCTTTGGGCAAACCGGCCTCTCATGGCTGCATCAGGCTGCATCCCGATAATGCAAAAGAGCTTTTCGATCTGGTTGAGGTGAACGGCAAGGACAATACGCGCGTGTTTATCACCGAGTAG
- a CDS encoding MFS transporter, with protein MPGFVQALGAAAGLVAPRAIIDDLYDLEDSARMQSILMQVMMVAPIVAPILGGVLLLHWQWSSIFWLMAILGLLGLVWGTKTVPNSQPVEERVLLSIKAIIHGYGGLLLQPRFVLYTIASGLVLGSFFSYISGSSFVFIEHFKLSATQYSQIFAANSVGLVIGGAISNQLIKRGLSTHKIMMLGTLGYTLFAGILLVVVESSLSSLLSYAALLSLTIACLGLVFGNLVALTMNASISPAGVTSAMMGMAQYLLSAVIGFIVSLTPTSIVQLPATIAICGAITILLCIIAPNVRPQPSNLRTIEG; from the coding sequence TTGCCCGGCTTTGTTCAAGCATTAGGTGCAGCAGCAGGCCTGGTCGCACCGAGAGCGATTATTGATGATCTATATGATCTGGAAGATTCGGCACGTATGCAATCCATTCTGATGCAAGTAATGATGGTTGCGCCTATCGTAGCCCCTATTCTCGGTGGGGTACTGCTTCTTCACTGGCAATGGAGTAGTATTTTCTGGTTAATGGCAATACTTGGGTTGCTTGGTTTAGTATGGGGTACTAAAACGGTACCAAACTCTCAACCTGTAGAAGAACGAGTATTACTGAGTATAAAAGCAATAATCCATGGCTATGGCGGGTTACTTCTACAACCACGGTTTGTCCTTTATACAATCGCAAGTGGTCTAGTACTTGGATCCTTTTTCTCTTATATCAGTGGCTCTTCTTTTGTCTTCATTGAACATTTTAAATTAAGTGCAACTCAGTACAGTCAAATATTTGCCGCCAACTCTGTAGGGCTTGTTATCGGTGGTGCCATCAGTAATCAACTGATCAAGCGCGGTTTATCAACCCACAAAATTATGATGCTTGGTACACTCGGTTATACTCTGTTCGCTGGCATATTGCTGGTCGTCGTTGAGTCTTCCCTCTCTTCACTACTCAGTTATGCTGCTTTACTTAGTTTAACTATTGCGTGTTTAGGTCTTGTATTCGGCAACTTAGTCGCCTTAACCATGAACGCTTCGATATCGCCCGCAGGTGTGACGTCTGCGATGATGGGTATGGCACAATACCTTCTGTCTGCCGTTATCGGATTTATTGTTAGCCTGACGCCAACTAGCATTGTTCAGCTTCCTGCGACAATTGCAATTTGTGGAGCGATAACCATCCTACTTTGTATCATTGCACCAAATGTCAGACCACAACCTTCCAATTTAAGAACAATAGAGGGTTGA
- a CDS encoding DUF2000 domain-containing protein — MNNEFRLAIVVNPDMPVGLIANTASAIAVGLGAKCPTLAACNLLDVKGRAIDISSRLPVPILQASQEAIGLLLLKAIEKRNDEAVIVPFPAFARSLHDYADYESSFPQRDLEAEVIDGLGLLGPSKWIRSLTGSLKLLR, encoded by the coding sequence ATGAATAATGAATTTCGCCTCGCTATTGTTGTTAATCCTGATATGCCAGTTGGCCTAATCGCAAATACGGCCAGTGCCATTGCGGTTGGCCTTGGAGCCAAATGCCCGACGCTGGCAGCGTGCAATCTTCTGGATGTTAAGGGGCGGGCCATCGACATCAGCTCCCGTTTGCCAGTGCCAATTTTGCAAGCGTCGCAGGAAGCCATCGGTCTTTTGCTGCTAAAGGCGATCGAGAAAAGAAATGACGAGGCGGTGATTGTTCCGTTTCCAGCCTTTGCTCGGTCTTTGCATGACTATGCCGACTATGAGAGCAGCTTTCCGCAAAGAGATTTGGAAGCGGAGGTGATTGACGGGCTTGGATTGCTCGGACCATCAAAGTGGATCAGATCTCTTACCGGGTCCTTGAAGCTTTTGCGATAG